A region of Vigna radiata var. radiata cultivar VC1973A chromosome 10, Vradiata_ver6, whole genome shotgun sequence DNA encodes the following proteins:
- the LOC106775840 gene encoding tubby-like F-box protein 3 isoform X1 has protein sequence MGIIRSMRSRSHRVVQEQEECVGDSMRQSCWANMPQELLREVLLRIEASEDTWPPRKSVVACAGVCRSWRQITKDIVKTPELSSKITFPISVKQPGPRENLLRCFIKRNRSTQTYYLFLSLTTTLAEDGKFLLAARKCRRPTCTDYIISLDADDMSKGSNSYVGKLRSNFLGTKFTIYDSQPPHSGARIMKSRSTRLVNLKQVSPKVPTGNYPVAHISYELNVLGSRRGPRRMHCVMDSIPATAIEAGGVAPTQTEFSLNNIDMFPSFPFFRSKSNRVENTMSGPLVDQKDGMLVLKNKSPRWHEQLQCWCLNFHGRVTIASVKNFQLVASAENGPAGPEHDKIILQFGKVGKDLFTMDYRYPISAFQAFAXCLSSFDTKIACE, from the exons ATGGGCATAATCAGAAGCATGAGATCGCGGTCGCATCGCGTCGTGCAGGAGCAAGAAGAGTGTGTTGGTGACAGCATGAGACAGAGTTGTTGGGCCAACATGCCCCAAGAGCTTCTCCGGGAGGTTCTCCTACGAATCGAGGCCTCCGAGGACACGTGGCCGCCGCGGAAGAGTGTCGTCGCCTGCGCCGGCGTTTGCCGCAGCTGGAGACAAATCACCAAAGACATTGTCAAAACACCCGAGCTTTCCTCAAAAATCACCTTCCCCATTTCTGTTAAACAG CCTGGCCCAAGGGAGAATCTGCTCCGGTGCTTTATAAAGCGCAACCGGTCAACCCAAACATACTATTTGTTTCTCAGTTTAACCACTA CACTAGCCGAAGATGGGAAGTTCCTTCTGGCTGCACGCAAGTGCAGACGTCCGACATGCACAGATTATATCATCTCTCTTGATGCAGACGATATGTCAAAGGGAAGCAACTCCTATGTTGGGAAACTAAG ATCAAATTTTCTTGGAACAAAGTTCACAATCTATGACAGCCAGCCACCTCACTCAGGGGCAAGGATTATGAAAAGTCGCTCCACAAGGCTGGTGAATCTAAAACAAGTTTCGCCAAAGGTCCCTACAGGCAATTATCCAGTGGCTCACATCTCATATGAATTGAATGTGCTAGGCTCCCG CAGGGGGCCTAGGAGAATGCATTGTGTTATGGATTCCATTCCTGCCACTGCAATTGAAGCTGGAGGAGTAGCTCCTACACAGACTGAGTTTTCTCTTAACAACATAGATATGTTTCCTTCATTCCCTTTTTTCCGATCAAAATCAAATCGTGTAGAAAACACAATGTCTGGACCCCTGGTTGATCAAAAGGATGGGATGCTCGTGTTAAAAAACAAGTCTCCTAGGTGGCACGAGCAGCTCCAGTGTTGGTGCTTAAACTTTCATGGCCGGGTGACAATTGCCTCGGTTAAAAACTTTCAGCTAGTAGCTTCTGCGGAAAATGGACCTGCTGGACCAGAGCATGATAAGATTATCCTCCAATTTGGAAAAGTTGGGAAGGATTTGTTTACAATGGATTACCGATACCCTATTTCGGCTTTCCAGGCCTTTGCGNTGTGCCTCAGCAGCTTTGATACCAAGATTGCTTGTGAATGA
- the LOC106775840 gene encoding tubby-like F-box protein 3 isoform X2 yields MGIIRSMRSRSHRVVQEQEECVGDSMRQSCWANMPQELLREVLLRIEASEDTWPPRKSVVACAGVCRSWRQITKDIVKTPELSSKITFPISVKQPGPRENLLRCFIKRNRSTQTYYLFLSLTTTLAEDGKFLLAARKCRRPTCTDYIISLDADDMSKGSNSYVGKLRSNFLGTKFTIYDSQPPHSGARIMKSRSTRLVNLKQVSPKVPTGNYPVAHISYELNVLGSRGPRRMHCVMDSIPATAIEAGGVAPTQTEFSLNNIDMFPSFPFFRSKSNRVENTMSGPLVDQKDGMLVLKNKSPRWHEQLQCWCLNFHGRVTIASVKNFQLVASAENGPAGPEHDKIILQFGKVGKDLFTMDYRYPISAFQAFAXCLSSFDTKIACE; encoded by the exons ATGGGCATAATCAGAAGCATGAGATCGCGGTCGCATCGCGTCGTGCAGGAGCAAGAAGAGTGTGTTGGTGACAGCATGAGACAGAGTTGTTGGGCCAACATGCCCCAAGAGCTTCTCCGGGAGGTTCTCCTACGAATCGAGGCCTCCGAGGACACGTGGCCGCCGCGGAAGAGTGTCGTCGCCTGCGCCGGCGTTTGCCGCAGCTGGAGACAAATCACCAAAGACATTGTCAAAACACCCGAGCTTTCCTCAAAAATCACCTTCCCCATTTCTGTTAAACAG CCTGGCCCAAGGGAGAATCTGCTCCGGTGCTTTATAAAGCGCAACCGGTCAACCCAAACATACTATTTGTTTCTCAGTTTAACCACTA CACTAGCCGAAGATGGGAAGTTCCTTCTGGCTGCACGCAAGTGCAGACGTCCGACATGCACAGATTATATCATCTCTCTTGATGCAGACGATATGTCAAAGGGAAGCAACTCCTATGTTGGGAAACTAAG ATCAAATTTTCTTGGAACAAAGTTCACAATCTATGACAGCCAGCCACCTCACTCAGGGGCAAGGATTATGAAAAGTCGCTCCACAAGGCTGGTGAATCTAAAACAAGTTTCGCCAAAGGTCCCTACAGGCAATTATCCAGTGGCTCACATCTCATATGAATTGAATGTGCTAGGCTCCCG GGGGCCTAGGAGAATGCATTGTGTTATGGATTCCATTCCTGCCACTGCAATTGAAGCTGGAGGAGTAGCTCCTACACAGACTGAGTTTTCTCTTAACAACATAGATATGTTTCCTTCATTCCCTTTTTTCCGATCAAAATCAAATCGTGTAGAAAACACAATGTCTGGACCCCTGGTTGATCAAAAGGATGGGATGCTCGTGTTAAAAAACAAGTCTCCTAGGTGGCACGAGCAGCTCCAGTGTTGGTGCTTAAACTTTCATGGCCGGGTGACAATTGCCTCGGTTAAAAACTTTCAGCTAGTAGCTTCTGCGGAAAATGGACCTGCTGGACCAGAGCATGATAAGATTATCCTCCAATTTGGAAAAGTTGGGAAGGATTTGTTTACAATGGATTACCGATACCCTATTTCGGCTTTCCAGGCCTTTGCGNTGTGCCTCAGCAGCTTTGATACCAAGATTGCTTGTGAATGA
- the LOC106776008 gene encoding inactive beta-amylase 9: MEVSVIGSSQAKLGASDLASREVGLCNLKNFRVVNDRVSFGQNNRWKKAGISFTLRAHRTEPVREENKRSGPGTSSKTVDGVRLFVGLPLDAVSYDCNSINHARAIAAGLKALKLLGVEGVELPIWWGIVEKETMGEYDWSGYLAIAEMVQKVGLNLHVSLCFHGSKKPNIPLPKWVSQIGESQPNIFFTDKSGQHYKECLSLAVDNLPVLDGKTPVQVYQAFCESFKSSFSPFLGSTITSISMGLGPDGELRYPSHHQVPSKTQGAGEFQCYDQNMLSLLKQHAEASGNPLWGLGGPHDAPTYDQAPYSTGFFNDGASWESSYGVFFLSWYSNQLIAHGDCLLSMASSTFGDSGVTIYGKIPLMHSWYGTRCHPSELTAGFYNTANKDGYEPVAQMFAKNSCKMILPGMDLSDAKQPKENHSSPELLLSQIMTACRKHEVKVSGQNSSVSGVPGGFEQIKKNLSGDEVLDLFTYQRMGASFFSPEHFPLFTEFVRSLKQPELHSDDLPTEEGEGAESTVLSHESSVSMQTA; encoded by the exons ATGGAGGTTTCGGTGATTGGAAGCTCTCAAGCGAAGCTGGGAGCCTCTGATTTGGCATCCAGGGAAGTGGGCCTTTGtaatttgaagaatttcagGGTTGTGAACGATAGAGTTAGTTTTGGTCAGAATAATCGGTGGAAGAAGGCTGGGATAAGCTTCACTTTGAGGGCTCATCGTACTGAACCGGTTAGAGAGGAGAACAAGCGTTCTGGGCCTGGAACAAGTTCCAAAACG GTAGATGGTGTTAGATTATTTGTGGGGCTGCCCCTAGATGCAGTTTCTTATGATTGCAATTCAATAAACCATGCTAGAGCCATTGCAGCTGGCCTAAAAGCTTTGAAGCTATTAGGAGTTGAAGGTGTTGAGCTCCCTATATGGTGGGGAATTGTGGAGAAAGAAACAATGGGAGAATATGACTGGTCAGGCTATCTTGCAATTGCTGAGATGGTCCAGAAAGTGGGTCTCAATCTCCATGTGTCTCTTTGCTTTCATGGGTCTAAAAAGCCAAATATCCCCCTACCTAAATGGGTATCTCAGATTGGTGAATCTCAACCCAATATTTTCTTCACAGACAAGTCAGGACAGCATTATAAAGAATGCCTGTCCTTGGCAGTTGATAATCTTCCTGTTCTTGATGGAAAGACACCAGTCCAAGTGTACCAGGCTTTCTGTGAGAGCTTCAAGTCTTCATTCTCTCCATTCCTGGGCTCTACGATTACG AGCATTTCCATGGGTTTAGGACCAGATGGTGAGTTACGTTATCCCTCTCATCATCAGGTACCTAGTAAAACTCAAGGAGCTGGGGAGTTCCAGTGTTATGACCAAAACATGCTTAGCCTTCTCAAGCAACATGCTGAAGCATCTGGAAATCCTTTATGGGGGCTTGGTGGTCCACATGATGCACCTACCTATGATCAGGCACCATACTCCACTGGCTTCTTTAATGATGGGGCTTCTTGGGAGTCCTCGTATGGGGTCTTTTTCCTCTCATGGTATTCCAATCAGCTCATAGCTCATGGAGACTGCCTCCTATCAATGGCATCTTCTACTTTTGGTGACTCTGGAGTGACAATATATGGAAAAATCCCACTTATGCACTCTTGGTACGGAACTCGATGTCATCCTTCAGAGCTAACCGCAGGGTTCTATAACACAGCTAACAAGGATGGCTATGAACCAGTTGCACAGATGTTTGCTAAGAACTCATGCAAAATGATATTACCCGGCATGGACCTTTCTGATGCAAAACAACCTAAGGAAAACCATTCTAGCCCTGAATTGCTACTTTCTCAAATTATGACAGCTTGCAGAAAGCATGAGGTGAAGGTTTCGGGTCAAAATTCTTCCGTGTCTGGTGTCCCGGGGGGGTTTGAACAAATTAAGAAGAATCTATCTGGAGATGAAGTATTGGACTTGTTCACATATCAGCGAATGGGAGCATCTTTCTTCTCTCCAGAGCATTTTCCTTTGTTCACCGAGTTTGTCCGGAGCCTTAAGCAACCGGAATTGCACTCCGATGATCTTCCTACCGAGGAGGGGGAAGGTGCCGAATCCACGGTTTTGAGCCATGAATCAAGTGTGAGCATGCAAACAGCCTAG